A stretch of Solenopsis invicta isolate M01_SB chromosome 9, UNIL_Sinv_3.0, whole genome shotgun sequence DNA encodes these proteins:
- the LOC105196187 gene encoding tubulin glycylase 3A-like: MGTRLRECKKKNKGLGGKGKLTGKMIDKLTVYYGLAIRRNYDSAENMKTAIWATHNHYSSTNENPKHDLCPAGAESWCEWQRAYAELPSNQKQKIKSFIHTYDALPTDVLTVIEPIYKDLSGLIPIEIAAYVSACAFNQGSKALLQIMQAMGVSTGPNAHAFVADEDEGRVAIAERRAQENTQETRKHRRQKKIDALEVASAAEGLLYGLEIDDSVDNSVACTNSQDKWQIILSSKNCTIKKHFEGWQVCQKNSNNEENDLRLILTVPKSKANKQCVAETIKTADAEICCNREDLEELLGAEHKENDRENGNIILTDYLKLITNDEARINLLLKILTIAVNEHKCYVICGSFPSLRKPLMDRGWVEKRAIRKMISISLNTYEDGLQQIEKLLRIPADFIWYTNKKPVIRTDDKTIINKFAGSYFTSKVDMCNNLEKAYWFYEPGVSNVQFPRCYNFYQAAQMEEFIQDYYITACFGILKWFSLLASLVGPKNSWSPNGKIPVNAISFALERCVEYIGIQVHEDIDRETYEDIPPSAWQQFLDWYHEIIYKRVLLKETDKVDINELVTSVRDIMREMIKYRPQSKIDGIRNIWILKPGNDSLGRGIVLKNSLVDILAKVNQAAKENIEYVVQKYIERPMLVYNTKIDIRQWFLITKTQPLVVWTYKDILIRFASKNFTLSDFHESIHLCNTTVQLRYRKLPRCNSDLPEERHWNLQDLKAYLQSRNQELAWEKIIRPGIKQNLIGALLASQDNMVNRKNSFQLYGADFVLADDFSVWLLEINTNPRLHPPSSKVTAKLYPEVIEDAMKVVLDRRKNKKASHGKFECIYKQRNPFCDVNILGQGTSLGIRGKGLFITSKSP; encoded by the exons ATGGGCACGCGATTACGTgagtgtaaaaagaaaaataaagggCTCGGCGGCAAAGGCAAACTAACCGGTAAAATGATCGATAAGTTAACGGTTTACTATGGTCTAGCTATACGTAGAAATTATGACTCAGCAGAGAATATGAAAACAGCTATTTGGGCTACACATAATCACTACAGTTCAACAAACGAAAATCCGAAACATGACCTCTGTCCGGCGGGAGCGGAATCGTGGTGCGAATGGCAGCGCGCGTACGCAGAGTTACCAAGCAatcagaaacaaaaaataaaaagttttatacacACCTACGACGCTTTGCCGACTGATGTTTTAACGGTTATCGAGCCAATTTACAAGGACTTGA GCGGCTTAATACCAATCGAAATAGCTGCATATGTGTCAGCTTGTGCTTTTAATCAAGGCTCAAAAGCTTTGTTACAAATAATGCAAGCGATGGGAGTTTCTACTGGCCCAAATGCCCATGCATTCGTGGCAGACGAAGACGAGGGACGCGTCGCTATTGCCGAGCGCCGCGCGCAAGAAAATACACAAGAGACCAGAAAGCATCGTAGACAGAAGAAAATTGATGCTTTGGAGGTGGCTTCGGCAGCAGAAGGCTTACTTTATGGGCTTGAAATCGATGATTCtgt TGACAATTCAGTAGCTTGCACAAACAGTCAAGATAAATggcaaataattttatcttcgaAAAATTGTACGATTAAGAAACATTTCGAAGGTTGGCAG GTCTGTCAAAAAAATTCCAACAATGAAGAAAACGATTTGCGGTTGATTTTAACAGTTCCTAAGTCAAAAGCTAATAAGCAATGTGTAGCTGAGACGATCAAAACCGCAGATGCCGAGATTTGTTGCAATCGCGAGGATCTTGAAGAATTGTTAGGAGCAGAGCATAAAGAGAATGATCGAGAAAAcggaaatataatattgacggattatttaaaattgataacaaaCGACGAGGCTAGAATAAATCttctgttaaaaattttgacaatagCTGTGAACGAGCATAAATGTTACGTGATTTGCGGCTCGTTTCCGTCATTGAGGAAACCGCTGATGGACAGAGGTTGGGTTGAGAAACGAGCTATTAGGAAAATGATATCAATCTCCCTCAATACGTACGAAg ACGGTTTACAGCAAATAGAAAAATTGCTCCGAATTCCTGCGGATTTTATATGGTATACAAATAAGAAACCTGTTATAAGAACGGATGACAagactattataaataaatttgctgGCAGCTATTTTACGTCGAAG GTTGATATGTGTAACAATTTGGAGAAAGCCTATTGGTTTTATGAACCCGGGGTGTCAAATGTACAATTTCCTcgatgttacaatttttatcaa gcAGCGCAAATGGAAGAGTTTATACAAGATTATTACATCACTGCGTGTTTCGGGATTTTAAAATGGTTCTCGTTACTTGCCAGTTTGGTAGGACCGAAGAATTCCTGGTCCCCGAATGGAAAAATTCCCGTAAATGCGATTTCGTTCGCCTTGGAACGCTGTGTAGAATACATAGG caTTCAAGTACATGAGGACATAGATCGTGAAACTTATGAGGATATACCTCCCTCTGCTTGGCAACAATTCTTGGATTGGTATCACGAAATAATATATAAGCGTGTTTTATTGAAAGAAACCGATAAAGTTGATATAAAT GAGCTTGTTACATCTGTGCGTGATATAATGAGAGAAATGATAAAATACCGACCGCAAAGTAAGATCGACGGTATAAGAAATATATGGATTTTAAAACCTGGTAACGACAGTTTAGGACGgggaattgttttaaaaaattctttggtTGATATCCTTGCGAAGGTGAATCAAGCAGCGAAAGAAAATATCGAGTATGTCGTGCAAAAGTACATAG AGCGACCAATGCTtgtttataatacaaaaatagacATTAGGCAATGGTTTTTGATAACTAAGACACAACCTCTCGTCGTGTGGACGTACAa GGATATTTTAATACGGTTCGCTTCGAAAAATTTCACTCTTAGTGATTTTCACGAGTCCATTCACTTGTGTAACACAACGGTACAGCTGAGGTATCGGAAGTTACCAAGATGCAATTCCGACTTACCTGAAGAACGTCACTGGAATCTTCAAGATTTGAAGGCTTATCTTCA aTCACGTAATCAAGAATTGGCTTGGGAAAAGATTATCAGGCCGGGaataaagcaaaatttaattGGAGCACTTCTAGCGTCGCAAGATAATATGGTAAATCGCAAGAACAGTTTTCAATTATATGGCGCTGATTTTGTATTGGCTGATGATTTTTCGGTGTGGCTATTGGAAATAAATACAAATCCACGATTGCATCCGCCAAGCAGCAAAGTCACTGCAAAACTCTATCCGGAAGTTATTGAAGATGCAATGAAAG TGGTCTTGGATCggcgtaaaaataaaaaggcgTCCCACGGCAAATTCGAATGTATTTACAAGCAACGCAATCCATTTTGTGACGTCAATATTTTGGGACAAGGCACGAGTCTCGGCATTCGTGGCAAAGGTTTATTCATTACATCAAAATCACCGTGA